A genomic segment from Actinoplanes sichuanensis encodes:
- a CDS encoding sensor histidine kinase yields the protein MLVSATGMTLGLAAGGVLLTVVLGYAQIRSVHSDAMSTARGVAALVEQSSLPNPIPVSPGVQVQVIDENGSIQAVSATADRLVPMLYSDEMARLDDGDSRTIPGERIGVRGDVHVVQVTAGPPTSPLRILVARPTGQITQSVHILKITLLILYPLLVALLAAGLWRALGAALRPVDALRSGAEEITGGTRAGRLPVPDSKDEVHRLAVTLNDMLHRLDAARARQRAFVADAAHELRSPLTNMRTELEVAQRLPDDTDWPELADDLLADVQRLSRLVDDLLLLARSDEGVPSARLEEIDLAQFVGEAAERYPDVGFDDPGKPLPLLAEPDALARVVTNLLDNAVRHKRSRVTVSAAEDGPQLVLVITDDGPGIPEPDRERVFQRFTRLDDARARDAGGSGLGLAIVRELVRRHRGSVTLGDNHPGLRVEVRLPKS from the coding sequence CTGCTCGTGTCGGCGACCGGGATGACACTCGGTCTGGCCGCCGGTGGGGTGCTGCTCACCGTGGTCCTCGGTTACGCGCAGATCCGTTCGGTGCACAGCGACGCGATGAGCACCGCCCGTGGCGTGGCCGCCCTCGTCGAGCAGAGTTCGCTGCCCAACCCGATTCCGGTCAGCCCCGGTGTGCAGGTGCAGGTGATCGACGAGAACGGATCGATCCAGGCGGTGTCGGCCACCGCCGATCGGCTGGTGCCGATGCTCTACTCCGACGAGATGGCCCGCCTCGACGACGGCGACAGCCGCACCATCCCGGGCGAGCGGATCGGTGTCCGCGGCGACGTGCACGTCGTCCAGGTCACCGCCGGTCCGCCGACCTCGCCACTGCGGATCCTGGTGGCCCGGCCCACCGGGCAGATCACCCAGAGCGTGCACATCCTCAAGATCACCCTGTTGATCCTGTATCCGCTGCTGGTGGCGCTCCTCGCGGCCGGGCTGTGGCGGGCGCTCGGAGCGGCCCTGCGGCCGGTCGACGCGCTCCGGTCGGGAGCCGAGGAGATCACCGGCGGGACCAGGGCCGGGCGGTTGCCCGTACCGGACTCGAAGGACGAGGTGCACCGTCTCGCGGTGACCCTGAACGACATGCTGCACCGGCTGGATGCCGCCCGCGCGCGTCAGCGCGCCTTCGTCGCCGACGCCGCCCACGAGCTGCGCAGCCCGCTGACCAACATGCGCACCGAGTTGGAGGTGGCGCAGCGCCTACCGGACGACACCGACTGGCCGGAACTCGCCGACGACCTGCTCGCCGACGTGCAGCGACTGTCCCGGCTGGTCGACGACCTGCTGCTGCTGGCCCGCTCGGACGAGGGCGTGCCCAGCGCGAGGCTCGAGGAGATCGACCTGGCCCAGTTCGTCGGGGAGGCCGCCGAACGCTACCCGGACGTCGGTTTCGACGACCCGGGCAAGCCGTTGCCGCTGCTCGCGGAGCCGGACGCGCTGGCCCGGGTGGTGACCAACCTGCTCGACAACGCGGTCCGGCACAAGCGTTCCCGGGTCACCGTGTCGGCCGCCGAGGACGGTCCGCAGCTGGTCCTGGTGATCACCGACGACGGCCCCGGCATTCCGGAGCCGGATCGGGAACGGGTCTTTCAACGGTTCACCCGCCTCGACGACGCCCGGGCCCGCGATGCGGGCGGTTCCGGCCTCGGCCTCGCCATCGTCCGCGAGCTGGTGCGCCGGCATCGCGGTTCGGTCACCCTGGGCGACAATCACCCAGGGCTTCGAGTGGAGGTACGGCTACCGAAGTCGTGA
- a CDS encoding ATP-binding protein — protein sequence MFVGRRTELSLLTRRLDHISRNGTGLSVAIRGRRQVGKSRLVQELCDRSGLPYLYFTAVKGASITESTNQFLSALADSDLPNDHALLPTSAPPGGWSDMLRILAGSLPDRPCIVVLDEIPWLTEQDDTFDGQLQVVWDRLLSRRPVLLLLLGSDLHMMQRLTAYDRPFYGRADNLVLGPLNLAETATATGLTGSDAIDAHLITGGLPGTLLRWPTGTSADDHLRVECADPASPLFAVPEQSLASEFPNPDVARRVLEAVGGDTRAFANIASTAGGRGGQVPSGTLSPLLRQLTEDKQVLAADQPLSTSGGKPTLYRVTDTNLRLYLAIFRDVHNLARRGRPDAGYTLFTNRWTSWRGRAVEPLIRTSLEQAAIIGALPWPETQVVGGWWNRQFNPEIDLVGADTAPVASRIHFCGSLKWLGKPFDTHDLRQLQNGAAQVPGFDPDRTGLIAVSRSGTDLPDGAVDVAWTPDDVVTAWQP from the coding sequence GTGTTCGTCGGCAGGCGTACTGAACTATCCCTCCTGACGCGGCGGCTCGATCACATCTCCCGCAATGGCACAGGACTCTCCGTCGCCATCCGAGGCCGTCGCCAAGTCGGTAAGTCCCGCCTGGTTCAGGAACTCTGTGATCGCTCCGGCCTGCCGTACCTCTACTTCACCGCGGTCAAAGGCGCCTCCATCACCGAATCGACCAACCAGTTCCTCAGCGCGCTGGCCGATTCCGACCTCCCGAACGACCACGCACTGCTGCCGACCAGCGCACCTCCCGGCGGCTGGAGCGACATGCTGCGGATCCTCGCCGGTTCGCTTCCGGATCGACCCTGCATCGTCGTGCTCGACGAAATACCCTGGCTCACCGAGCAGGACGACACCTTCGACGGGCAACTGCAAGTCGTGTGGGACCGGCTTCTGTCCCGCCGCCCGGTTCTCCTGCTGCTCCTCGGCAGCGACCTGCACATGATGCAGCGCCTCACCGCCTACGACCGCCCCTTCTACGGCCGCGCTGACAACCTCGTGCTCGGCCCCCTCAACCTCGCCGAAACGGCCACGGCGACCGGGTTGACCGGGTCCGACGCCATCGACGCGCACCTGATCACCGGCGGTCTACCCGGTACTCTGTTGCGCTGGCCGACCGGAACGAGCGCCGACGACCACCTCCGTGTCGAATGTGCCGACCCGGCCTCACCGCTGTTCGCCGTACCCGAACAATCCCTCGCCTCGGAATTCCCGAACCCGGACGTCGCCCGCCGCGTCCTGGAAGCAGTCGGCGGCGATACCCGCGCCTTCGCCAACATCGCCAGTACCGCCGGCGGTCGGGGTGGACAGGTGCCCTCCGGCACACTGTCTCCGTTACTGAGGCAACTCACCGAGGACAAGCAGGTCCTGGCGGCCGACCAGCCACTGTCGACCAGCGGCGGCAAACCCACCCTCTACCGAGTCACCGACACCAACCTCCGCCTGTACCTCGCCATCTTTCGCGACGTCCACAACCTGGCTCGACGCGGCCGACCCGACGCCGGCTACACCCTGTTCACCAACCGCTGGACCAGTTGGCGCGGCCGAGCGGTCGAACCCCTGATCCGCACCTCGCTGGAACAGGCCGCGATCATCGGCGCCCTGCCCTGGCCGGAGACTCAGGTCGTCGGCGGCTGGTGGAATCGCCAGTTCAATCCCGAGATCGACCTGGTCGGCGCCGACACCGCGCCCGTCGCCTCCCGGATCCACTTCTGCGGGTCACTGAAATGGCTCGGCAAGCCGTTCGACACCCACGACCTGCGCCAACTCCAGAACGGCGCGGCCCAGGTCCCAGGCTTCGACCCCGACCGAACCGGGTTGATCGCCGTCAGCCGGTCCGGCACCGACCTACCGGACGGCGCCGTCGACGTCGCCTGGACGCCGGACGACGTGGTCACCGCCTGGCAACCCTGA
- a CDS encoding GNAT family N-acetyltransferase has product MNVVLLHTPAHLDAAAELLRSVWQARTEAERLSVISTTTLRSLSHSGNYVAGAFDGTGMVGCAVGWAGLGPSGPPDHMYVDITGVARTRQGLGVGTAIRLHQRRWALDRGLRRMRWTFDPLVARNAYFNLCKIGATVTSFEADFYGRLDDGTNTDQTTDRFTVDWDLTATAVGRYASIEPGAELIPIPADITALQRSDPARARRERLSVRDRLRSLLDRGYHIAGLSEHHDYVLLPPSWSRLR; this is encoded by the coding sequence GTGAATGTGGTGTTGCTGCACACTCCGGCGCACCTCGACGCCGCCGCCGAGTTGCTCCGGTCCGTGTGGCAGGCCCGCACCGAGGCCGAGAGACTCTCGGTGATCAGCACGACGACACTGCGCTCGCTCAGCCACTCCGGCAACTATGTGGCGGGCGCCTTCGACGGCACCGGCATGGTCGGCTGTGCCGTGGGCTGGGCCGGGCTCGGCCCGTCCGGCCCGCCGGACCACATGTATGTGGACATCACCGGCGTCGCCCGCACCAGGCAGGGGCTGGGGGTCGGGACGGCGATCCGGCTGCACCAGCGCCGCTGGGCGCTCGACCGCGGTCTACGCAGGATGCGCTGGACCTTCGATCCGCTGGTGGCCCGCAACGCCTATTTCAACCTGTGCAAGATCGGCGCGACGGTCACCTCGTTCGAAGCGGACTTCTACGGCCGGCTCGACGACGGCACCAACACCGATCAGACCACGGACCGGTTCACCGTGGACTGGGACCTCACGGCCACCGCCGTCGGGCGGTACGCGTCGATCGAACCCGGGGCCGAGCTGATCCCGATCCCGGCCGACATCACCGCGCTCCAGCGCAGCGACCCGGCCCGCGCCCGGCGGGAGCGCCTGAGCGTGCGTGACCGCCTACGGTCACTGCTGGACCGCGGCTACCACATCGCCGGTCTGAGCGAGCACCACGACTATGTCCTGCTTCCGCCGTCGTGGTCACGACTTCGGTAG
- a CDS encoding LolA family protein, with protein sequence MSALRSRPALRWLVPSAAAVLVIGGGAAAGTIVANADPALPDRSAAQLLVDLQSADPSGFSGTVVQSADLGLPGIAGLLGNVSGGSGNLTSLIAGSNTARLWYAGEEKMRFSLLGTNSQTDVIRNGSDVWIWDSKENSGTHLKVPAGAATAEAAPSSSLTPQQAADAALAAIDDSTKVETTGAAEVAGRDAYELVISPRDTESLVGQVRLAIDAKEHIPLRVDVYAKNTTKPAIRVAFEQINFAVPDDQQFAFNPPAGAKISEENIPEDALKDGGQEAHKKAAEAEKAAAEAAAEKGDFKVVGEGWTSIAVAKGPTAKELGELTGKAGEQGAEAADASKLAEDFLGTLQPVSGAWGSGKLLSGSLFTVLLTDDGRVLAGAVTPEALYKAAAAK encoded by the coding sequence GTGTCTGCATTGAGGTCCAGGCCGGCACTGCGCTGGTTGGTCCCGTCGGCGGCGGCGGTACTGGTCATCGGGGGTGGCGCAGCGGCCGGAACCATCGTGGCGAACGCGGATCCGGCACTGCCGGACCGTAGCGCCGCTCAACTGCTCGTCGATCTGCAGAGCGCAGACCCGTCGGGCTTCTCCGGCACCGTGGTGCAGAGCGCCGATCTGGGTCTGCCGGGCATCGCGGGGCTGCTCGGGAACGTGAGCGGCGGCAGCGGCAACCTGACCAGCCTGATCGCCGGCAGCAACACCGCTCGCCTGTGGTACGCCGGTGAGGAGAAGATGCGGTTCTCGCTGCTCGGTACGAACAGCCAGACCGACGTGATCCGCAACGGCTCCGACGTGTGGATCTGGGACAGCAAGGAGAACTCCGGCACGCACCTGAAGGTGCCGGCCGGCGCGGCCACCGCCGAGGCGGCTCCGTCGAGCTCGCTCACCCCGCAGCAGGCGGCCGACGCGGCGCTGGCCGCGATCGACGACAGCACCAAGGTCGAGACGACGGGTGCCGCCGAGGTGGCCGGGCGGGACGCGTACGAGCTGGTGATCAGCCCGCGTGACACCGAGTCGCTGGTCGGTCAGGTGCGGCTGGCGATCGACGCGAAGGAGCACATCCCGCTGCGCGTCGACGTCTACGCGAAGAACACCACCAAGCCGGCGATCCGGGTGGCGTTCGAGCAGATCAACTTCGCTGTTCCGGACGACCAGCAGTTCGCGTTCAACCCGCCGGCCGGCGCGAAGATCTCCGAGGAGAACATTCCGGAGGACGCGCTGAAGGACGGCGGCCAGGAGGCGCACAAGAAGGCCGCCGAAGCGGAGAAGGCAGCCGCCGAGGCCGCCGCTGAGAAGGGCGACTTCAAGGTCGTCGGCGAGGGCTGGACCAGCATCGCCGTCGCCAAGGGGCCGACCGCCAAGGAGCTCGGGGAGCTCACCGGCAAGGCCGGCGAGCAGGGCGCCGAGGCGGCCGACGCCTCGAAGCTGGCCGAGGACTTCCTCGGCACGCTCCAGCCGGTGAGCGGTGCCTGGGGCAGCGGCAAGCTGCTGTCGGGCTCGCTGTTCACCGTCCTGCTGACCGACGACGGCCGGGTCCTCGCCGGCGCCGTCACCCCGGAGGCCCTGTACAAGGCGGCCGCCGCCAAGTAA
- a CDS encoding Pr6Pr family membrane protein, with protein MKIDRAAASRVWHGVLALIVFASLITQITLTATRGGEPAVTRFERLFSYFTIQSNLLLLAAIAALTVNPHRDGRLWRIVRLDALLGIVITGIVYSTILAGQSNPQGAAWWADLGFHYIAPWTALAGWLFFGPHRRIDARTLAWASVWPLLWITWTLAHGAATDWYPYPFTDVSRWGYPAVLINLGVVVLIAVLLGAALRLLDTRLPGGSPAAPEAPAAVVAISGSAAESETPRVT; from the coding sequence GTGAAGATCGACAGAGCTGCGGCGTCCCGGGTCTGGCACGGCGTGCTCGCCCTGATCGTGTTCGCGTCGCTGATCACCCAGATCACGCTGACCGCGACCCGTGGCGGGGAACCCGCCGTCACCCGGTTCGAGCGGCTGTTCAGCTACTTCACCATTCAGAGCAACCTGCTGCTGCTCGCCGCGATCGCCGCACTGACCGTGAACCCGCACCGGGACGGCCGGCTGTGGCGGATCGTCCGCCTCGACGCGCTGCTCGGGATCGTGATCACCGGCATCGTCTACAGCACGATCCTGGCCGGTCAGAGCAACCCGCAGGGCGCCGCCTGGTGGGCCGACCTCGGTTTCCACTACATCGCCCCGTGGACGGCCCTGGCCGGCTGGCTGTTCTTCGGCCCCCACCGGCGGATCGACGCCCGAACCCTGGCGTGGGCGTCGGTCTGGCCCCTCCTGTGGATCACGTGGACACTGGCCCACGGCGCGGCCACCGACTGGTACCCGTACCCGTTCACCGACGTCTCCCGCTGGGGTTACCCCGCGGTGCTGATCAACCTCGGCGTGGTGGTGCTGATCGCGGTGCTGCTCGGCGCCGCGCTGCGCCTCCTCGACACCCGACTGCCCGGCGGATCGCCGGCCGCACCCGAGGCGCCGGCCGCCGTCGTGGCAATCTCGGGTTCCGCCGCGGAGTCCGAGACTCCCCGCGTCACCTGA
- a CDS encoding SCO2524 family protein, whose amino-acid sequence MRLQPRQELLSVWKAITEWCGPADSFRWADRDGSNSISDAELLLCLLLPPLKLPDIRYDRPDQTEAGVRTALAGFGSPVEISQRVVGLLGEFMTRHSDPETGLPTFAAGNYLTTAPGDEAEPTPEQLRLEVVDSFATSIALCLSALRFLRGYRRQVQRGNHLEEIARVEIATQKRLTAAMAGLQRSFTVSVFESNSPEGRALRENVYPGLNLPNVVRRIREALTTVEAGLSELGVNAEQVEDLRLSPNKLFECGWSWGVVQGADMVKTQPGYAEPVPYLYFTVVAVDGIRDLLAEETRLEGLLTEEQRALSNTLKLQWELAQRYWSTIATMGEQRWPVEELPWRTTAEAESDYYSLLVLSLVRHALGDRNAPQADLTRVGRVLEDLADRGRIRRRPLANDPALDLHQPGRWVHLGGATLVGPDAPRVGRRLGELSSLVFGRALALAAQVNDSPERARLIALADDVWEHLKRRRLRHGRGADLWDDPANVFPSLIHRDEPSWYHTLRVVRCMGVAAELIRSDPPPGPALAALAAELLAEAQNVFAREQLRGSGEGGPALRDSLNRQSINLSRARQMLRTQPGTASVHLLEVLRELDRLAAVRENQAGI is encoded by the coding sequence ATGAGACTTCAACCACGCCAGGAACTGCTGTCGGTGTGGAAGGCGATCACCGAGTGGTGCGGACCCGCTGATTCGTTTCGTTGGGCGGACCGCGATGGCAGCAACTCCATCAGCGACGCCGAGTTGCTCCTCTGCCTGCTGCTGCCGCCGCTGAAACTGCCCGATATCCGCTACGACCGTCCTGACCAGACCGAGGCCGGGGTCCGCACGGCACTCGCCGGATTCGGCAGCCCGGTCGAGATTTCGCAACGCGTCGTCGGTCTGCTCGGCGAATTCATGACGCGGCACTCCGATCCGGAGACCGGACTGCCCACGTTCGCCGCCGGCAACTACCTCACCACCGCGCCCGGCGACGAGGCGGAGCCCACCCCGGAGCAGCTCCGACTGGAGGTGGTGGACTCCTTCGCCACCTCGATCGCGCTCTGCCTGTCGGCGCTGCGCTTTCTCCGCGGCTACCGCCGGCAGGTGCAGCGCGGAAACCATCTGGAGGAGATCGCACGGGTCGAGATCGCCACCCAGAAGAGGCTCACCGCGGCCATGGCCGGCCTGCAGCGGAGTTTCACCGTCAGCGTCTTCGAGTCGAACAGTCCGGAGGGGCGGGCCCTGCGGGAGAACGTCTACCCCGGCTTGAACCTTCCGAACGTGGTCAGGCGGATCCGGGAGGCTCTGACCACCGTCGAGGCCGGCCTCTCCGAGCTCGGTGTCAACGCCGAGCAGGTCGAGGACCTGAGGCTCAGTCCGAACAAGCTGTTCGAGTGCGGCTGGTCGTGGGGCGTCGTGCAGGGCGCGGACATGGTGAAGACGCAGCCCGGTTACGCCGAACCGGTCCCCTATCTCTACTTCACCGTGGTGGCGGTCGACGGCATCCGCGACCTGCTCGCCGAGGAGACCCGGCTGGAGGGCCTCCTCACCGAGGAGCAGCGTGCCCTGAGCAACACCCTCAAGCTCCAGTGGGAGCTGGCCCAGAGGTACTGGTCGACCATCGCCACCATGGGCGAGCAGCGATGGCCGGTCGAGGAGCTCCCGTGGCGGACCACCGCCGAGGCGGAGAGCGACTACTACAGCCTCCTGGTGCTGTCGCTGGTCCGGCACGCGCTCGGCGACCGCAACGCGCCGCAGGCCGATCTGACCCGCGTCGGCCGGGTGCTGGAGGACCTGGCCGACCGTGGCCGCATCCGCCGCCGGCCACTGGCCAACGATCCGGCCCTCGACCTGCACCAACCGGGCCGGTGGGTCCATCTGGGCGGCGCGACCCTGGTCGGCCCGGACGCACCGCGGGTCGGCCGGCGTCTCGGCGAGCTGTCCAGCCTGGTGTTCGGCCGGGCGCTCGCTCTCGCCGCCCAGGTCAACGACTCGCCGGAGCGGGCGCGGCTGATCGCGCTGGCCGACGACGTCTGGGAGCACCTGAAACGTCGCCGGCTGCGCCACGGGCGGGGCGCCGACCTGTGGGACGATCCGGCGAACGTCTTCCCGAGCCTCATCCACCGTGACGAGCCGAGCTGGTACCACACCCTTCGTGTGGTGCGGTGCATGGGCGTCGCAGCCGAACTGATCAGGAGCGACCCGCCACCAGGTCCGGCCCTCGCCGCCCTGGCCGCCGAGTTGCTCGCCGAGGCCCAGAACGTGTTCGCCCGGGAACAGCTGCGCGGCTCCGGCGAAGGGGGTCCGGCCCTACGCGACAGTCTCAACCGGCAGTCCATCAACCTGAGCCGGGCCCGTCAGATGTTGCGGACACAACCCGGCACGGCATCGGTGCACCTGCTGGAGGTGCTCCGCGAGCTGGACAGGCTCGCCGCCGTTCGGGAAAACCAGGCCGGGATCTAG
- a CDS encoding response regulator transcription factor: protein MRVLVVEDEARLAAALRRGLQAEGFAVDVAADGQDGLEMARHGGYDAMILDVMLPRLSGYRVVRQLRAERHWLPVLMLSAKDGEYDQADGLDCGADDYLTKPFSYVVLLARLRALLRRGAQARPVVLAFGDVELDPAERRVLVGGAEVTLTTREFALLEYLMRRPGQVVSKTELLDHVWDAALDTAPNAVEVYVGYLRRKIGRDRLETVRGAGYRLAVVEPGTPVG from the coding sequence GTGCGGGTGCTGGTGGTGGAGGACGAGGCGCGGCTCGCCGCTGCGCTGCGACGGGGCCTGCAGGCCGAGGGTTTCGCGGTGGACGTCGCCGCCGACGGCCAGGACGGCTTGGAGATGGCCCGGCACGGCGGCTACGACGCGATGATCCTCGACGTGATGCTGCCGCGCCTGTCCGGCTACCGGGTGGTGCGGCAGCTGCGCGCCGAACGGCACTGGCTGCCGGTGTTGATGCTCAGCGCCAAGGACGGCGAGTACGACCAGGCCGACGGCCTCGACTGCGGTGCCGACGACTATCTGACCAAACCCTTCTCGTACGTCGTGCTCCTCGCCCGGCTCCGTGCCCTGCTGCGTCGCGGCGCCCAGGCCCGCCCGGTGGTGCTCGCGTTCGGTGACGTCGAGTTGGATCCGGCGGAACGCCGGGTCCTGGTCGGCGGCGCCGAGGTCACCCTGACCACCCGCGAGTTCGCGCTGCTGGAGTATCTGATGCGCCGGCCCGGCCAGGTCGTCTCCAAGACCGAGCTGCTCGACCACGTGTGGGACGCCGCCCTGGACACCGCGCCGAACGCCGTCGAGGTGTACGTCGGCTACCTGCGCCGCAAGATCGGCCGCGACCGGCTCGAGACGGTGCGTGGCGCCGGCTACCGGCTGGCGGTCGTCGAGCCGGGCACCCCGGTCGGCTAG
- a CDS encoding dioxygenase family protein, with amino-acid sequence MDSYEGRPLPRPGEDVYDQGLAFDLGTMRRRQVLRVFGLGAIAAGLAGCGAEETATTEKTVLGEIPNETAGPYPGDGSNGPNVLTESGVVRSDITSSFGTATGTAQGVPITLTLSLKDLANAGAAFAGVAVYVWHCDRAGAYSLYSTGVTGENYLRGVQIADDAGEVKFTSIFPACYTGRWPHIHFEVYPDQASIVDASKAIATSQVALPKETCDEAYQQTGYEASVTNLAQVSLDSDNVFGEDSGALQSATVTGSPMSGYAVTLEVGVDTTTTPTGGQLSGDGTPSGAPGAPPSGGMGGPPPSGGPGGPGGPPPSR; translated from the coding sequence ATGGATAGCTACGAGGGACGGCCGTTGCCCCGGCCCGGCGAGGACGTCTACGACCAGGGCCTGGCCTTCGACCTGGGCACCATGCGGCGACGGCAGGTGCTGCGGGTGTTCGGGCTCGGCGCGATCGCCGCCGGCCTGGCCGGATGCGGCGCGGAGGAGACCGCCACCACCGAGAAGACGGTGCTCGGCGAGATCCCGAACGAGACCGCCGGGCCGTACCCGGGGGACGGGTCGAACGGGCCGAACGTGCTCACCGAGAGCGGCGTGGTCCGCAGCGACATCACGTCCAGCTTCGGCACCGCCACCGGCACGGCCCAGGGCGTGCCGATCACTCTCACGCTCAGTCTCAAGGACCTGGCCAACGCCGGGGCGGCCTTCGCGGGGGTGGCCGTCTACGTCTGGCATTGTGACCGGGCCGGGGCCTACTCGCTCTACTCGACCGGCGTCACCGGGGAGAACTACCTGCGCGGTGTGCAGATCGCCGACGACGCCGGCGAGGTGAAGTTCACCAGCATCTTCCCGGCCTGCTACACCGGGCGCTGGCCGCACATCCACTTCGAGGTCTACCCGGACCAGGCGAGCATCGTCGACGCGTCCAAGGCGATCGCCACCTCCCAGGTCGCGCTGCCCAAGGAGACCTGCGACGAGGCCTACCAGCAGACCGGGTACGAGGCGTCGGTCACCAACCTCGCCCAGGTATCCCTGGACAGCGACAACGTGTTCGGCGAGGACTCCGGCGCACTGCAGTCGGCGACCGTCACCGGCAGCCCGATGAGCGGCTACGCGGTGACCCTCGAGGTGGGCGTGGACACCACGACGACACCGACCGGCGGGCAGCTCAGCGGGGACGGAACACCGTCGGGCGCACCCGGCGCTCCACCGTCGGGCGGGATGGGCGGTCCGCCGCCCTCCGGTGGGCCGGGTGGTCCGGGCGGCCCGCCGCCGAGCCGCTGA
- a CDS encoding tyrosine-protein phosphatase, which translates to MRLDWPDCVNARDLGGTPARGGRIRDNALIRSDSHALLTPAAVAVFRERPPALILDLRWPRECVAAPSPFAADGFYRNLPLLSDPLGYDPPDHTYAPMLDHNGARVAEAVQEIAAAPPGAVIIHCHGGRDRTGLLAAVLLGVAGVAPDDIAADYAATPGTEAAAMSHTLEHARSRYGGIEPYLLGHGVTAAEIDAVRSRLLG; encoded by the coding sequence GTGCGACTCGACTGGCCCGACTGCGTCAACGCCCGTGACCTCGGTGGCACCCCGGCCCGGGGTGGCCGCATCCGCGACAACGCCCTGATCCGCTCGGACAGCCACGCGCTGCTGACCCCGGCCGCGGTCGCCGTGTTCCGGGAGCGGCCACCGGCCCTGATCCTGGATCTGCGCTGGCCGCGCGAGTGCGTCGCGGCCCCGAGCCCGTTCGCCGCCGACGGGTTCTACCGCAACCTGCCGCTGCTGTCCGATCCGCTCGGCTACGACCCGCCCGACCACACCTACGCGCCGATGCTCGACCACAACGGGGCACGGGTGGCCGAGGCCGTCCAGGAGATCGCCGCCGCCCCGCCCGGCGCCGTGATCATCCACTGTCACGGCGGCCGGGACCGGACCGGACTGCTGGCCGCCGTCCTGCTCGGCGTCGCCGGGGTGGCGCCGGACGACATCGCCGCCGACTACGCGGCGACCCCGGGCACCGAGGCCGCGGCGATGAGCCACACCCTCGAACATGCGCGGAGCAGGTACGGCGGCATCGAGCCGTACCTGCTGGGTCATGGGGTGACCGCGGCCGAGATCGACGCCGTCCGGAGCCGTCTGCTGGGGTGA
- a CDS encoding permease-like cell division protein FtsX, producing the protein MSVVEQTEPVPVPRRAGRARLVFAGAFALLGVVITMAVLLLTGWRYVPVHRYEVAVHFEKAATPEHWDAVRADLDGLPHDEDVRVRTEEEALARLTEIYAADGDPVPDSVTRESVPRSLLLVTSGRSFDCEPFAGLKKSPGVADLVVAEFSGDGRLQSVFEC; encoded by the coding sequence ATGAGCGTCGTGGAACAGACCGAACCGGTACCCGTCCCACGGCGGGCCGGCCGGGCGCGTCTCGTGTTCGCCGGGGCCTTCGCTCTGCTCGGTGTCGTCATCACGATGGCCGTGCTCCTGCTCACCGGCTGGCGGTACGTGCCCGTCCACCGCTACGAGGTCGCCGTCCACTTCGAGAAGGCGGCGACCCCGGAGCACTGGGACGCCGTCCGCGCCGATCTGGACGGACTGCCGCACGACGAGGACGTCCGGGTGCGCACCGAGGAGGAGGCCCTGGCGCGTCTCACCGAGATCTACGCCGCGGACGGCGATCCCGTGCCCGACTCGGTGACCCGCGAGTCGGTGCCGCGGTCGTTGTTGCTCGTCACCTCCGGCCGCAGTTTCGACTGCGAGCCGTTCGCCGGCCTGAAGAAGAGCCCGGGTGTAGCCGATCTCGTGGTCGCCGAGTTCTCCGGCGACGGCCGCCTCCAGTCCGTGTTCGAGTGCTGA
- a CDS encoding HAD family hydrolase, with the protein MTLRAVVFDLDDTLVDQVTASGAAVVAWAEGLGVTGPDVPARWAAVSERHYARYQRREITFTGQRRERVRSFLAAELTDAEADRLFAGYLERYEAGWTVFGDAVPALRRVRAAGLTAAVLTNGDEGQQRRKIDRLGLTPEIDLMVASSNLPAGKPDPRAYTHTLDLLGLAAAEVLMVGDSLDKDVDGALAVGLPAVLLDRFDAHPTADVRRIRTLDELTF; encoded by the coding sequence ATGACTCTTCGGGCCGTCGTCTTCGACCTCGACGACACCCTCGTCGACCAGGTGACCGCCTCCGGGGCGGCGGTCGTCGCCTGGGCCGAGGGGCTCGGGGTCACCGGCCCGGATGTGCCGGCCCGCTGGGCGGCGGTGTCCGAACGGCACTACGCCCGCTACCAGAGACGTGAGATCACCTTCACCGGGCAGCGCCGGGAGCGGGTCCGCTCCTTCCTGGCCGCCGAGTTGACCGACGCCGAGGCGGACCGGCTGTTCGCCGGCTATCTGGAACGCTACGAGGCGGGCTGGACCGTCTTCGGCGACGCGGTGCCCGCGCTGCGCCGGGTGCGGGCCGCCGGGCTGACCGCGGCCGTGCTGACCAACGGCGACGAGGGCCAGCAGCGCCGCAAGATCGACCGGCTGGGCCTGACCCCGGAGATCGATCTGATGGTGGCGTCGTCGAACCTGCCGGCCGGCAAACCGGACCCGCGCGCCTACACGCACACCCTCGACCTGCTGGGCCTGGCCGCCGCCGAGGTGCTGATGGTCGGCGACTCCCTGGACAAGGACGTCGACGGCGCCCTGGCCGTCGGCCTGCCCGCGGTCCTGCTCGACCGTTTCGACGCCCACCCCACCGCGGACGTACGCCGGATCCGCACCCTGGACGAGTTGACGTTCTGA